atgatcgcagtatatatacacctgttctgaaaggccccagagtttgcaacaccactaagcaaggggaaccaccaagcaagcagcaccattaagaccaaggagctctccaaagaggtcagggacaaaattgtggagaagtacagatcagggttgagttataaaaaatatcaaacattttgaacatcccacggagcgccattaaatccattattaaaaaattgaaagaatatggcaccacaacaaacctgcaaagagagggccgcccaccaaaactcacggaccaggcaaggagggcattaatcagagaggcaacaaagagaccaaagataaccctgaagcagctgcaaagctccacagcggagattggaatatAGGACcaatttaagccgtacactccacagagctgggctttacggaagagtgtccagaaaaaaagccattgcttaaagaaaaaaataagcaaacacgtttggtgttcgccaaacggcatgtgggagactccccaaacatatgaaagaaggtactctggtcagatgagactaaaatggagctttttggccatcaaggaaaacgctatgtctggcgcaaacccaacacctctcatcacccgagaacaccatccccacagtaaggcatggtggtggtggcaggatcatgctgtggggatgtttttccatcggcagggactgggaaactggtcagaattgaaggaatgatggatggcgctaaatacagggaaattcttgagggaaacctgtttcagtcttccagagatttgagactgggacggaggttccccttccagcagggcaatgaccctaagcatactgctaaaacaacacttgagtggtttaaggggaaacacttaaatgtctttgaatggcctagtcaaagcccagatctcaatccaattgagaaatctgtggtatgacttaaagattgctctaCACCAGCAGAAACCATCCAACTTgaatgagctggagcagttttgccctgaagaatggacaaaaatcccagtggctagatgtgccaagcttatagatacataccccaagagactttcagctgtaattgctgcaaaaggtggctctacaaagtattgactttgggggggtgaatagttatgcacgctccagttttctgtttttttttgtcttatttcttgtttgtttcacaataaaatatattttgcatcttcaacgtggtaggcatgttgtgtaaatcaaatgatacaaaccccccaaaataatttttaattccaggttgtaaggcaacaaaataggaaaaatgccaagagggttaatactttcgcaagccactgtatatgcctATTGATGTTGGATATCGTCTAGCTAAAAAACATtaactttttaaaataaatcCCCAACCAGGTGGCACGGAGCCAATATTATGATGCAATAGCAAAGTAAtcaaatgctcacccagaggcaacaacaacaacatgcctCTAGGCCAGCTACGACTTTCATGTAAGGTTAATAAATTCACCTGAGATTATAATTGAATCAAAACAGTTTCTCTGGGCaatatagatgggttagctgacaacgtcacaaaaacAATGCGCatgcttcaatggggcagaagtctgtgagttgttgtgattctggatggccagatagctatcaacaatgacaagaaactgtcaCTAGGGGGGaatcatcatttatttcagctaGTTTCatgttgttcttgataccatgtgttgttttgaggtgtttcCACTGATTTCATATCACTGCTAATATGGATAAAATTCACTAGCTAGTTAACCAACACATGTAACAATGTATCTCAGAGATAACACATGCTCATTGTGCAAttgcatttatgttttcaataaacattggagactaaatatagttagtcaacaatctaagccaacacCATCTGTTTTGCCTCATAGTTAAGCACGTGTAGGTTtcgttgctaaacaaccaacccctcTAGGGTTAGCAAAACATCACTGTCCTGGCATCTATAacctaaaataaacattttttaaagggtTACAGGAGATTTGATTTAATTAATTACGATCCCTGTTACCCGACtccaatggcaacagctagtctgACTGGGGTCCGACATAACGaagaagacattacagacaaaatactttacaatttacaaacatttaaaaacattaacatgtagtgtgtgtgtgcatctattagttacacatactgtacatgtcagtacatacacataaCAAGTaagtcacatgggggagaggcgttgtgctgtgaggtgttgctttatttgttttttgaaaccagggttgctgttcacttgcactatattagatggaagggagttccatgcactcatggctctgtgtaatactgtacatttccttgaatttgttctggacctggaaagaccctggtggcatgtctggtggggtaagtatgtgtgtcagtgctgcgtgtaagttgactatgcaaacaatttggaatttccaacacattgaggtttcttataaaaacaagaagtgatgaagtcagtctttcctcaactcttagccaagagagactggaatgcataatattaatattagccctctgattacaatgaagagcaagacgtgccgctctgttctggaccaactgtAGCTTAACTAGATCTTTCTTtacagcacttgaccatatgattggacaataatcaagataagataaaactagagcctgcaggacttgctttgtggagtgtggtgtcgaAAAAACAGAttatctctttattacagacagacctctccccagcTTTAcaatgtgtaacctttatttaactaggcgagtcagttaagaacaaattcttatttacaaacatTGAACCTAtaagttttgaccatgacagtttacaatctaaggtaacgccaagtcatttagtctcctcaacttgttaaacagccacaccattcattaccaaattcagctgaggtctataatttagggaatgatttgtaccagaTACAATGTTCATAGTTTtaaagatgttcaggaccagtttattactggccacccaattcaaaaacagactgcaactctttgttaagggtttcagtgacttcattagtttgattgctgatgcgtatatggttgaatcgtcagcatacattgacacacatgctttgttcaATGCCAgtgtcattggtaaaaatagaaaacagtagagggcctagagagctgccctgcggtacaccacagtttacatatttgacattagagaagcttccattaaagaaaaccctctgagttataATAGATAGATAGCTTTGAACCCAccatatggcagaggttgaaaagccataacacataagttctcaacaacaggttatagtCAATAATATAAAAGGCTGCActaaaatctaacagtacagatcCCACAATCTTCTTTTTATCAATTtccttcaaccaatcatcagtcatttatgtCAGTGCAGTAGATGTTGAGTGTCCTTCTCcacaagcatgctgaaagtctgttgttaatttgttaacagagaagtagcattgtatttgggataacaccattttttccaacattttgCTAAGAGCtcgcagcaagctgataggtctgctgttagaaccagtaaaggcggatttaccactcttgggtagcggaatgactttagcttccctccaggcctgaggacaaagactttcctatAGGCTCacattaaagatatgacagataggagtggctgtagagtcagctaccattctcagtagctttccatctaagttgtcaatgccaggaggtttgacattattgatcgataacaatccacctcttccacactaaaATTCAaatttgcaatgcttttctttcatcatttgttttttttatacatgagtACAaaggctcactgttcgttgttggcatttcttgCATCTGCATTTGCAGGAATGGCTCCCCCTCAAGCATCCCAGTGCTTCCTACATGAACACCACCCccatcccattggttcctgcccTCACCATCGTTAACAGAACTATGGGAAAACAATGCCCGACAGGCGTCGATGAAGGACACTGTCTTCTGGTTGCCCCTGCCTCCTGCTAGCACAGCAGGCGGAAGGCTGAGgcgacactgtgtgctagctaactagctatcttGCTAGTTAGCAACACCATGTGCTAGCttcttagttagctagctagcagatggTGTCACCCCCGCTTTCCACCCGCTGTGTACCTGAGAAAACTGTGCACGATTGGTGGGGGTGAAGGACACTACCAGTCATCCCCGCCTCTGGCTAACACAGCAGATTAGCAGGAGGCTAGTTgacaccacagatagaacaatgagacagatatttcaccggatgtaaaaatgtgaagcatccacttagggtttccactcactaccaaatatggtgatgagaggaatcccagtggccggcagtgagAGAAGGTGGATCGAGATTGATTTTGGTCGACATTCTGCAATTTTTTTCagcaataaaacatttgatctccttacagttttctgtttccaaaactataatctataacaaacagagtggactgcTTTTTGTAGACATTACCCTTTGCCCAAGTtttttaaaattgcattgttcaccatatttggtagtgagtggaaaccctaagtggatgcttcacatttttacatccggtgaaatatctgtctcattgttctatctgtggtgtcAACTAGCCTCCTGCTAGTCTGctgcgaattgagttattgcacgtGTCCTTCACAGATTAGGCcatccctaacggaaatatgcaaataaatgctagaatGCACCAATAGGCTCTCAGtagcttgtgcttggctctgcccacttccatgcttgttctgcccactatgatcaatttgctcccattggaaatgacaggctctggtctaccttgggttagttatacaacTCTTTGGCGACACCGTGTGCTAGCTTGCTACTTAGTTAGCTGGTGACACCgtgtgctagcttgctagttagttagctagcacacgGTGTCACACCTGCCTCCAACTTGCTGTGTACCGGAGAAAACCGTGCCCGACAGGCGGTGGCGAAGGACACCTTTATACTGGTCGTCCCTTCCTTCCGCTAGCACAGCAGGCAGAAGACGGGGCGACACTGTGGGGCAACACACTAGTTAGCTAGCACATGGTGTTGCCCCCACCTGCTGTGTATCGGAGAAAACTGTGCTCGACAGGCGGGGGCGAAGGACACTATCTACTGGTTGTTCCCGACCTCCCGCTGTGTGATAGTTCTGGTACacagcttgctagctagttagctaactcaCAGTGTTTCCCCTGCCTCCCGTGTACCAGAGTACTCTTTCATCGCCGTATTTAACAGAACTGCAGGAAAACAGTACCTGACAGGCGGGGGCAAAGGACACTGTCTAGCTACCTAGGGGTCTacccttcttctgtggggtttatagGTGGCTGGCATCCAATGTTATTGCGCATGAACATCATCCATGGTACTGGAGTGCCGCTGCCCCTGCCCCCGCCTGTCCTTATTGAAAAATTGACCAATAGAAGTATAAAAAGGGTTCTTGCatatgcaggaatgtccacataCAGGAACGCCCCACAATTGCACCCTTCTCGAAGATCCAGGACATTGTTGGATAAAAACTACAAATCCCAATGACAATTCTCAATTGCCCGCCCTACCACATGTCAGTGAATGAGAAGGGGGTGGGAGCGTTGTaatctgttgttttgttttgcctCTCCAACCTTACCTTGATGTAAAATGTGTTAACAAAATGATGCGTATAGACCGTATACAGATTtacaatatatttttaaatatttaatttcGCCAAATGGCGGGGgaataacaaatacaaattcagAAAGGCAAATTATGGGATACCTATTTGTGTGCAAAACTAGGTCGACGTGTATTGCTCAACCCCTACACGTCTGTAATTGGTCGATTTCATGAAGACTGCCTAAAAACCGTCACCTTATTGGTTCCGATGCCTGTCTGTTTCAGGGTTTAGGCTCTGgcaaaagataaaacaaacaacGATTGGAACCTTCCAATCTGCGTGAGGTTGAGCTGTTGAGCTAGAAGTTAGCGATTGGAGTTTGGAGTGTACAGCGAGCTCACAATCGCACAGTTACCACCACACtggttgttttattatttttagaGAGGCTTGTTTTCCAAACATTATTGATTCATCTCACCAGTGAAAATAAAATTATCGAACAATCAAGCTATCAACGAAGCTGATGATGCAGCAACGTCAGTAACTCGGGAGGGAGTGTGGCAGTGACAGTTCAGCTTCCCGAGAAGGCGGGTAGAACGGTGAGCTGAgactgttgttgttgatgaacaTACAGTTGCCTCATGCTGTAGCTAGATGGCTAGTTTACTTATTTTTGTATCTTACTTAGTCGCATTTATTAATGAACGCAAAGTGGTGGATTCTTGCAAAATATCGGCATTTATAGAGCGCTAGCTAGCGTAACAGTATTGGGGAACCATTGGTATTGGTTCACGCGCAGCAGCTGGCATTGAGGGTGGGTTCAATGTCTTCACTGTAGACGTTCACTCAACGTTTGCCTCCAATATAATGGATGTATACTATCCAGTGGCATGCATGCACCTTGGGTCTTATAGAATGACATGCAGGCACAAATCATCAAGTTACTTTCAGTTGTCAACAAATAAGTGCTTTACTAAATAGCTGGGAAAGCAGCAACTGGGGACTGAGCACTATTGTAATCTTGTCCAGTTATAGCTGTGGTTTAAATAATACATCTTATGATTTATTGGGTTCGGTGGTCATTATTCTAATCTATTTTGATGTGTTTCCAGATCAGTTGTCCCATGTCAGCACCAAAACAATTGAGTGGAAGATGATAGAGATGTCTGTTGATAAAGAGACTGTTCCAACCAGAAGTATGAAAGTGGACCCAGTGCCACCCCAGAAACTCTCAGAATGCACTGGAAGCTGCAACAATGCCCCCAAAGTGCTAGAGGTCACCCTGGCCAACTCAGACAGCACTGATGGTGCTGCTACCTGCCCCATGCCAGACAGTGGTGCCCAAACCAAGCAAAGCAGCACGACTGACCCCCACGATCAGACAAAGTGTGTTGAGCAGGAGGCCATGTTGACTGAGCAGCATGTTAACCCTAAAAATGGCTTTCAGCAACCCAAACAACCGCAGCAGAAACTCTCAAAGCGTCGCAGCACAATGATTGCAGGGTTCAAGCATCCAGCAGGTAAGCGACGACGACGGGTAAACTCAGAGAGCGACTCGGTTCTGCCCACCAACTTCCTGCTGGGAGGAAACATATTTGACCCGCTGAACCTCAACAGCCTGCAGGACGAGGAGGTGAACAGGGCCCTGAACGCTGAGACGCCCAAGTCCTCCCCTCTTCCTGCCAAGAACCGCGACCCTGTGGAGATACTCATTCCCAGGGACATCACTGACCCTCTCAACCTCAACAGCAGGATGGGAGGTAGGAGCCTCCTGGTGTCGCCCTTCAAGAGTGGCGGCAGGAGGAGACACCGTAACAGacaccatggaggaggaggtgggggttcCACAGTCTCCGTGTTGGACCTGTCAGATTCAGAGAGAAGTGGTGAAGTGACCAACACCACTTCTTCTCTGTCTAACCTGGCATCTGCTAGTGCTGCGTCTACCTCTGTTCTAGAAGCACCCAGTGTCCCAGCTGTCCTGGACCCCCAGGATGCTAATGGTAATGAGATCAACCCATCCAACTGCAGGCATGAAGCCATGCTCACTGTATCGGCCCCCCAGGCTAAGCCTCGAGCCCAGGAAGACTCCTCAGCAGCCACGGCCGGAGGCCCAAACCATCTCTCTAGCCGGCAACGCAAACGCAGACGCAACTCTGGTAAAACAGAGCCTCCTATGGTCCAATCTACTCTTATGGCCAGGTCGGGGACGGAGGAGAGGGGCCGTGGAGCTGGGCCCGGGAGAAACGCACAGTCCTCCTTCCACACCCCAGTGGGAGGTCCCAGGGGGTCCTCCCAGGTACCAGGGGGTCGGCAACCGCATCTTCACAACCAGCACAAACAACAGCACCAAGGCAACAAGAAGTTCCAGTATGGGAACTACAATAAGTACTACGGCTACCGCAACCCAGGCTGTGCCGAGGACCCACGCTTCCGTTGTCTACGTCCGGAGTGGTTCCATGGTAAAGCAGTACTGGACCTGGGCTGCAACACGGGCCACCTGACTCTGTGTATTGCTAAGAAGTTGCAGCCCGCCCGCATATTGGGGTTGGACATTGATGGGGGTCTGGTGCACGCGGCCCGCCAGAACATCAGACACTACCTGTCAGAGCTGCAGGCCCAGGAGGCCCGGCGAGCCGCAGgggatgagaaggagaagaccaatggaccaggagaggaaagggagaaggcCAACAGACGGGAAGACGAGTCACACTCAGGAGGACTAACgcacaaacagaatgaaagaCAGCCCAGTAGGGCAGAAAATGGAAACGCTGAAAAGCAGGTCCCTGCAGAGGCAGCGGGTGGCGTGGTGTTGTCACGTCACGCAGAGAGAAGAGCTCAGGAGAGGGGGGCTGAGGAGATGGAGGACTCTGGCGCACCTGCTGTTGAACTGGGAACCAGCTCCTTCCCTGTCTCCTTACGGATCTCCAGGGGGCCCATAGCAGCACCCCCACTCCCTGACACACCCACCATGCCTCCTGGTAACTTCCCCTCCAATGTCTCCTTTGTCAAGGTAGGTGTATGCACTGCAGCCTTTTAATGTGTTTCCATTTTAATAATCATTATTCATAATATTAAGGTGGAAATTAAGAATATTATGATGAATCATTTGTTGCTTCTCTTTCTACTTGATCCTCACAGAGAAACGTCCCACATTGTTTACAACTCATCCCCTGTCGTCATCTTTCTCCTCCGTAGGGGAATTATGTCCTGGAGAGTGATGCTCTGCTGCTGACCCAGCGGCCAGAGTACGACGTCATCCTGTGCTTCAGCGTTACCAAGTGGGTCCACCTGAACTGGGGAGACGATGGCCTGAAGCGCCTCTTTCACAGAGTGTTCAGACACCTGCGTCCTGGAGGCCTGTTCGTCCTGGAGCCACAGCCCTGGATCACCTACGGCAAGAGGAAGAAACTCACggtgagatgaggagagagctTAGTGTTGCAAGGACCAATGGTGTGATCTGCTACTGTAGATGTGCATAAATGCAGTATATAGCCAAAACAATAACTAAAACATATTACAAGTGGCCTGTTTCTTTGTTATAGACATGAAAGTATGTGTTGCTTTGCTCAGCGCTGAGACGGAATCGTGTCTGACTTTCCGCTCACTGTTGCAGGATAGCATCTTTAAGAATTACCACAGCATCCGCCTCAAACCAGAGCACTTCTCCACATACCTGACATCTGAGGTGGGATTCTCCAGCTACGAGTTGATCGGGACGCCTAACAGTTCATCAAGAGGTATGTCACTGGTTCATTAGATACCGATATCATCTCTGATTCTTTCACGTGTCCTTTTctattctgtttctcaaactaatgGATTTGTATGTCTTCCACAGGTTTTCAGAGGCCAATCTACTTGTTTCATAAAGGAACATAATCTGCATAGGAAGTGGGTTGGAGCAGGAGAAACCAAACCACCATgagacacaaaacaagccacccgCTCAAAGATCTGCCTTCATCTCCAGTCTGTAAGCATATAGGTCAACCCCAATCAGAGCTGTCTACTTGTTTGTGATGCTGTGTTCAGACGGTAGCTAAGGAGACCAAAACATGAGACTTGATTCTATAGAACGACTATCTGATGGGTTCTCTACACACAACTCCAGTCTAGATGATAAGAAAAGCATTGGGACAGGGTGAACTCAATCATGACTCTTTGGGCTTGTTGCTCCCTATGCACAGGCATTGTTCCATATCTTTTTATTACTGTTCGTACTCTTGTTCAGTCAAggattgtatttttttcacattttaataTCGACGTTCATCAATAGATCAACTTTTGAAGCAGAATGGACAACCAAAACCTAATTTGAATCCTTTGCATAAAATGTACTCCCATGTAATGTCCAAATAGAACTAATCTAGGGACATTTCTCACACTTTTTATAGGATCAGAGCGTCTTCAATTTTAAGACTGTTCTGCTTAACATAAGTCCTCACTGAGTTCTCTGTGACCTAACTGACTGACCAGGAAAAGCAGTTTGACTCTGGATAAGTGTGGCCTGTCTTCAGCCTGCTCCTGACCCGGAGTGCTTTTTCTCTAGATATCTTACTGCCTCTCTGGGGACTGTTCCTGTCTTTCTATTGGTAGCTGATTCAACAACTGTCAGTCAGGTGGAGTTGCTATGGTGAGATGTGAGGGAggatcaatgttttttctttgacTGTTATAAGAATGATTGCTTGTTCTTTTATTTGACTCGTGttcttttttcattttctttcaatGGATTCTTCTTGTCATGTGTCCAAACAAAGGTTGGCTGCCAATTTATCATATGTAACCTATA
The Salvelinus sp. IW2-2015 unplaced genomic scaffold, ASM291031v2 Un_scaffold1295, whole genome shotgun sequence DNA segment above includes these coding regions:
- the LOC112070330 gene encoding 7SK snRNA methylphosphate capping enzyme gives rise to the protein MIEMSVDKETVPTRSMKVDPVPPQKLSECTGSCNNAPKVLEVTLANSDSTDGAATCPMPDSGAQTKQSSTTDPHDQTKCVEQEAMLTEQHVNPKNGFQQPKQPQQKLSKRRSTMIAGFKHPAGKRRRRVNSESDSVLPTNFLLGGNIFDPLNLNSLQDEEVNRALNAETPKSSPLPAKNRDPVEILIPRDITDPLNLNSRMGGRSLLVSPFKSGGRRRHRNRHHGGGGGGSTVSVLDLSDSERSGEVTNTTSSLSNLASASAASTSVLEAPSVPAVLDPQDANGNEINPSNCRHEAMLTVSAPQAKPRAQEDSSAATAGGPNHLSSRQRKRRRNSGKTEPPMVQSTLMARSGTEERGRGAGPGRNAQSSFHTPVGGPRGSSQVPGGRQPHLHNQHKQQHQGNKKFQYGNYNKYYGYRNPGCAEDPRFRCLRPEWFHGKAVLDLGCNTGHLTLCIAKKLQPARILGLDIDGGLVHAARQNIRHYLSELQAQEARRAAGDEKEKTNGPGEEREKANRREDESHSGGLTHKQNERQPSRAENGNAEKQVPAEAAGGVVLSRHAERRAQERGAEEMEDSGAPAVELGTSSFPVSLRISRGPIAAPPLPDTPTMPPGNFPSNVSFVKGNYVLESDALLLTQRPEYDVILCFSVTKWVHLNWGDDGLKRLFHRVFRHLRPGGLFVLEPQPWITYGKRKKLTDSIFKNYHSIRLKPEHFSTYLTSEVGFSSYELIGTPNSSSRGFQRPIYLFHKGT